AAAATGGGGTATTCATATACTGAATCTTTAGAAGAAGAGGATATTTTACCTTTAATTGAAAGAGCTTTATCAAATGGAAAAGTTATTGAAAATTTAGATGTTATTGAAACTTATGGTGACAAAAGTGAATATAAAAAAATTGATTCTTTTAATCCTAATCTAGATCAAATTTCTGTGGAAGATAAAATAAATTTTCTTCTAAAATTAGAGAAAACAGCTTTTGAGCTTGATTCTAGAGTTAAAAGTGTAAACTACTGTATGTTAGGTAGTGGAGCTGGTGAAAACATCATTAAAAATTCTAAAGGACTTGACCTTTATCACAAAGGAAATTCTATATATGCCTACATTGCTGTTGTTGTTCAAGACGGAGAATCTATAAAAAATGATTCTGCTTATATTGTAACTAGAAACTTTTCTCACATGGACCCTGTGAAACTTGCTACTGATGCTGTTAATAAAGCACTAAATAAATTAAACTCTATATCCATTGAAAGCAAAACTTACAATGTTATTATTCAAAATGATACTTTTGCCGATTTATTAGGATCTATGAGTGGAATTTTTTCTGCTGAAGCTGTTCAAAAAGGAGTTTCAAAATTAAAAGGAAAAATTAATGAACTAATTGCAAATCCTTTAGTTACAATTGTTGATAATCCTCATTTAAAAGATGGATATGGAAGCTCACCTTTTGATGCTGAGGGTGTTCCAACTCAATGTAAAAATTTAATTGAAAATGGAATTTTAAAAACATATATTCACAATTTAAAAACTGCAAAAAAAGATAATGTAAAAACAACAGGAAATGCATCTAAAGGTGGGTATAAAGGAACGATGGGAATTTCAACTTTTAATCTTTATCTTGAAAATGGAAAAACTTCTTTTGAAGATCTTCTAGGTAAACTAGACAATGGTATTTTAATTACTGGTTTTTCTGGTTTACACTCTGGATTGAATTCAATATCTGGAGATTTCTCTTTAGCTACTGAAGGATTTTTAGTTGAAAATGGAAAAATTACAAAATCTTTAAATCAAATAACTGCTGCTGGAAATTTCTTTGAGCTTTTAAAAGATATTGAATGTATTGGAAATGATTTAAAATTTAATTTATCTAGCGTTGGTTCTCCTTCAATATTAGTTAAAAATATAAGTGTTTCATCTTAAATATATAACTCACAGGAGGTAACATATATGGAAAATTTTAAAAATATCGATGCTTTAATTCTGGCTGGAGGTAAAAGTACTAGAATGAACTTTCTAGACAAAGCTTTACTTAAATATGACAAAAATACAACTTTTTTGGAAAAAATATCTAACGAATTAAATGAGTTTGAAAACTTAATGGTTTCCATCAATAAAAATCAAAATTTTCTTGTTCCTAGAGGGGATATTGTTACAGATTCAATTGACAATGCAGGTCCAATTGAAGGTATCTACCAAGGTCTTTTAAATTGTAAATCAGACTTTATCTTTGTTACAACTTGTGATATGCCTAATATAACAAAAGAGTTTATTAATTTTTTATTACAGTTTAAATCTCATGATTATGATGCTGTTATAATTAAAGAT
The genomic region above belongs to Candidatus Cetobacterium colombiensis and contains:
- a CDS encoding TldD/PmbA family protein, whose product is METKLFINKVFEVAKNMNLEEFEIYFVASENETIKVFKGDVDTYSSSQNMGISFRTKVDGKMGYSYTESLEEEDILPLIERALSNGKVIENLDVIETYGDKSEYKKIDSFNPNLDQISVEDKINFLLKLEKTAFELDSRVKSVNYCMLGSGAGENIIKNSKGLDLYHKGNSIYAYIAVVVQDGESIKNDSAYIVTRNFSHMDPVKLATDAVNKALNKLNSISIESKTYNVIIQNDTFADLLGSMSGIFSAEAVQKGVSKLKGKINELIANPLVTIVDNPHLKDGYGSSPFDAEGVPTQCKNLIENGILKTYIHNLKTAKKDNVKTTGNASKGGYKGTMGISTFNLYLENGKTSFEDLLGKLDNGILITGFSGLHSGLNSISGDFSLATEGFLVENGKITKSLNQITAAGNFFELLKDIECIGNDLKFNLSSVGSPSILVKNISVSS